In a single window of the Vitis vinifera cultivar Pinot Noir 40024 chromosome 6, ASM3070453v1 genome:
- the F3'5'H gene encoding flavonoid 3'5' hydroxylase (The RefSeq protein has 1 substitution compared to this genomic sequence) — MAIDTSLLLELAAATLLFFITRFFIRSLLLKSSRKLPPGPKGWPLVGALPLLGNMPHVALAKMAKRYGPVMFLKMGTNSMVVASTPGAARAFLKTLDINFSNRPPNAGATLLAYHAQDMVFADYGARWKLLRKLSNLHMLGGKALEDWSQVRAVELGHMLRAMLELSQRAEPVVVPEMLTFSMANMIGQVILSRRVFETKGSESNEFRDMVVELMTTAGYFNIGDFIPSIAWLDIQGIQRGMKHLHRKFDRLLTKMMEEHTASAHERKGNPDFLDVIMANQENSTGEKLTITNIKALLLNLFTAGTDTSSSVIEWSLAEMLKNPSILKRAHEEMDQVIGRSRRLVESDLPKLPYLQAICKESFRKHPSTPLNLPRVSTQACEVNGYYIPKNTRLSVNIWAIGRDPDVWESPEEFRPERFLSGRNEKIDPRGNDFELIPFGAGRRICAGTRMGIVLVEYILGTLVHSFDWKMPDGVEINMDEAFGLALQKAVSLSAMVTPRLHQSAYAV; from the exons ATGGCCATAGATACAAGCCTCTTGCTTGAGCTTGCTGCAGCAACTCTACTCTTCTTCATCACCCGCTTCTTCATTCGTTCTCTCCTTCTCAAATCTTCCCGGAAGCTCCCTCCTGGCCCCAAAGGGTGGCCGCTCGTCGGCGCTCTTCCTCTTCTAGGTAACATGCCTCATGTTGCATTAGCAAAGATGGCCAAAAGATACGGGCCTGTCATGTTCTTGAAAATGGGCACTAACAGCATGGTGGTGGCCTCAACTCCCGGGGCGGCTCGGGCTTTCCTTAAAACGCTAGACATTAATTTCTCTAACCGCCCGCCTAATGCCGGTGCGACACTCTTGGCCTATCATGCCCAAGACATGGTTTTTGCGGATTATGGGGCAAGGTGGAAGCTACTGAGAAAGCTAAGCAACTTACACATGCTTGGTGGGAAGGCTCTTGAGGACTGGTCTCAGGTCCGAGCTGTTGAGCTAGGCCACATGCTTCGAGCCATGCTTGAGTTGAGCCAGCGAGCGGAGCCGGTGGTGGTGCCGGAGATGTTAACTTTTTCCATGGCCAACATGATAGGGCAAGTGATACTAAGCCGCCGGGTGTTTGAAACAAAAGGGTCGGAGTCAAATGAGTTCAAGGACATGGTGGTGGAGCTCATGACCACTGCTGGGTACTTCAATATTGGCGATTTTATTCCGTCCATCGCATGGCTGGACATCCAAGGGATCCAGCGCGGGATGAAGCATTTACATAGGAAGTTCGACCGGTTATTAACAAAGATGATGGAGGAGCACACGGCGTCAGCCCATGAGCGGAAGGGAAACCCAGATTTTCTGGACGTAATCATGGCAAACCAAGAAAATTCTACAGGGGAGAAGCTCACTATTACCAACATTAAAGCACTCCTCCTG AATTTATTTACTGCAGGAACAGACACTTCATCGAGCGTAATCGAGTGGTCTCTGGCTGAGATGTTGAAAAACCCGAGCATCCTCAAGCGTGCTCACGAAGAAATGGATCAAGTGATTGGAAGGAGCCGGCGGCTCGTGGAGTCTGACTTGCCAAAACTTCCATACCTACAAGCCATATGCAAGGAAAGCTTCCGGAAGCACCCATCCACACCACTGAACCTTCCTCGTGTCTCAACCCAGGCATGTGAAGTGAACGGCTACTACATCCCAAAGAACACTAGACTTAGTGTGAACATATGGGCAATCGGGCGAGACCCTGATGTCTGGGAAAGCCCGGAAGAATTCAGGCCAGAAAGGTTTTTAAgtggaagaaatgaaaaaattgatCCTCGTGGAAATGATTTTGAGTTGATCCCGTTTGGGGCTGGACGAAGGATTTGCGCTGGCACTAGAATGGGAATAGTGCTGGTTGAGTACATTTTAGGGACGTTGGTACATTCATTTGACTGGAAAATGCCGGATGGAGTTGAGATCAACATGGACGAAGCTTTCGGGCTTGCGCTGCAGAAGGCAGTTTCTCTTTCGGCCATGGTGACACCAAGGCTTCACCAGAGTGCGTATGCAGTCTGA